ACTCGGGCTTCACGAAAGCGTGCTGGGAAGTCGGCGAGGTCGGGCGAGACCCGGGTGTGGTTGGCCGTGCCGAGCTGATGCACGATCTGCCGTCCGTGCGGCTCGTACAGCAGCCACGAGCGCAGCGAGTCGCCGGGCAGCCGGTGCACACCTTCGAGATCCACGCCCCGCGCGCGCAGCGCGTCGATCGCGCTGGCGGGATAGTCGTGGCCGAGCCGGCTCACCAGGCCCACGCGCACGCCCCACAGCGAGGCCGCGAGCGAGACGTAGAGCGCGCCGCCGCCGGCCTCGCCCATGCGCGTGCGGCCGTCGAACCTCACGATGTCGTCGACCAGCAGATTGCCGGCGACCACCAGATCGAGCGGCGTCATGCGCGCGGGCCGAGCGAGCGGAACGCCTTCGCCATCGCCGCGACCGCGGCCGGGTCGAGTTCATTCGACCACAGGCCGCCGCGCTTCACCGACGAGCCGACGATGAAGCCGTCGGCGGCCGCGAACATGGCGAGATTGTCGGGTGTCAGCCCCGAGCCCACCAGCACCGGAATCGAGACCGCGCCCGAGACGTGCGTCACTTCCTCGGGATCGGCCTCGCGCCCGGTGGCGTCGCCGCTGAGGATCACGCCATCGGCCAGCGAGAACTCCGCCGCGAGCGCCGTGTCGACGACGTCCATGTCGCCGGTGATGGCGTGCGCCGCGTGCTTCTTCTTGACGTCGGCGAACACGGCGACTCCCTCGGCGCCAATCACGCGGCGATAGCGCAGCAGTTCGCCGGCGTCGGCCTCGATCAGGCCTTCGTCGGCGACATGGGCGAACACGTAGCCTTCGACGCGGACAAACGTGGCGCCGCAGGCGAGCGCCACCGCCAGCGACTCGCGATTGGCACCGGCCAGCGCCTGGACGCCGAGCGGAAGCCCGGACGCGCGCCGCACTTCCACGCTCACCGCGGTCATCGCCGCCACGATCTCGGGCCCGACCGCGCGCTTGAGAAACGGCCGGTCGTGCATGTTCTCGATCATCAGCGCGGTGAAGCCGGCCTGGGCGTAGGCGTGGGCCTCGCCGAGCGCGCGCGTGATCACGTCGCCGAGCGGCGCGCGCGCGGCCGGCGTGCCGGGGAGCGCTCCCAGATGGAGCATCCCGATCAACGCGCGATCGGCGCCGAAGGCGCGCTTCATGATGGCGGTGCGGTCGGCGGGCATGCCGCATTCTAGCAGCCGGCGGTCGTCAGCCAGACTCACGCGCACGTCGGCTTCGTGCCCCACACGGTGAGCTTCGGAGACAAACTGCTGGCGATGCGCACGTTCTTCTCCCCGCTCGCCGCCTGCGTGCTGATCGCGCTGCTGTTCCCGATGCGTCCGGCGGCCGGCGCAGCCACTGTTCCCTCGGGGCCGACGGCGAAGACCGCGGCCCGGGATTCCGTGCCCCCGGCCCCACAGCTCACCACCACCCGCCTCGGCGACCGCATGTGGCGGCTCGCGGGAGTCGAGGCGGGCGGCGTCCTGGTGCTCGACGGCACCGACGGACTGCTGATCGTGGACACGCAGGATTCAACCACCGCGAAATCGCTCGACGCGGCACTCGCCAAGCTGTCGCGCCATCCCGTCCGGTACGTGATCAACACGCACTATCACCAGGATCATACCGCGGGAAACCAGCGGTTCCACGATCGCGGCGCGGTGGTGATCGCGCAGGCCAACGTGACTGTGCAGGCCTCCAAGGACACCCTGGTCGAGGCGCTCGGCTGGCACCGGCGTCCTCTTCCCGAGGCGGGGCTGCCCACGGTGACATTTCAGGATTCGCTACACCTCCACGTGGACGGCGAGGAGATCGTGCTGATGCATCCGCCGAACGCACACACCGACGGCGACGCGATGCTCTGGTTTCCGCGGCGCAATCTGATCCATACCGGCGACATCGTCGAGGTGGGGGCACCGCCGTTCATCGACTGGTGGGCGGGCGGTACCCTCGACGGCATGATCGCGGCCGTGGACCGGATTCTGGCGATGAGCGATGACCAGACCGTGATCGTCCCGGGCCACGGCGACGTGGTGAACCGCGCGTTCGTCGTGAGCTATCGCCAGATGCTGGTGGACGCGGGCACCAGCGCGC
The DNA window shown above is from Candidatus Sulfotelmatobacter sp. and carries:
- a CDS encoding BtpA/SgcQ family protein, with product MSLADDRRLLECGMPADRTAIMKRAFGADRALIGMLHLGALPGTPAARAPLGDVITRALGEAHAYAQAGFTALMIENMHDRPFLKRAVGPEIVAAMTAVSVEVRRASGLPLGVQALAGANRESLAVALACGATFVRVEGYVFAHVADEGLIEADAGELLRYRRVIGAEGVAVFADVKKKHAAHAITGDMDVVDTALAAEFSLADGVILSGDATGREADPEEVTHVSGAVSIPVLVGSGLTPDNLAMFAAADGFIVGSSVKRGGLWSNELDPAAVAAMAKAFRSLGPRA
- a CDS encoding MBL fold metallo-hydrolase, whose product is MPHTVSFGDKLLAMRTFFSPLAACVLIALLFPMRPAAGAATVPSGPTAKTAARDSVPPAPQLTTTRLGDRMWRLAGVEAGGVLVLDGTDGLLIVDTQDSTTAKSLDAALAKLSRHPVRYVINTHYHQDHTAGNQRFHDRGAVVIAQANVTVQASKDTLVEALGWHRRPLPEAGLPTVTFQDSLHLHVDGEEIVLMHPPNAHTDGDAMLWFPRRNLIHTGDIVEVGAPPFIDWWAGGTLDGMIAAVDRILAMSDDQTVIVPGHGDVVNRAFVVSYRQMLVDAGTSARAAIARGQSLKDYGDSKPLIEYADRLGGERRARRLAIQTYYGLNGFKEQ